A genome region from Mycolicibacterium litorale includes the following:
- a CDS encoding ABC transporter ATP-binding protein, which produces MASIEIRNLVKDFHDRSGHRTRVIDGIDLTISGETFVSIVGPSGSGKTTLLNIVSGIESHTSGTVDLTSGGHDARVGYVFQDPRLLPWRTVMANLGFVQHERPGWEDRARHYLDLVGLSHCADRFPAQLSGGQQQRIGIARAFAVEPDILLMDEPFSHLDAMTSRTLREHLERIWLESRRTVMFVTHDVTEAVQLSDRIVVLAPGGRVHEVIDVDLPRPRKASDPAVAVLQAEILARFEALEAATAGSPA; this is translated from the coding sequence CGCAACCTGGTCAAGGACTTCCACGACCGCAGCGGTCACCGCACCCGCGTCATCGACGGTATCGACCTGACCATCTCCGGTGAGACGTTCGTGTCGATCGTCGGGCCGTCGGGCAGCGGCAAGACCACGCTGCTCAACATCGTCTCCGGCATCGAGTCGCACACCTCCGGCACGGTCGACCTGACCTCAGGCGGGCACGACGCCCGCGTCGGCTACGTGTTCCAGGACCCACGGCTGCTGCCGTGGCGCACCGTGATGGCCAATCTCGGCTTCGTCCAGCACGAACGCCCAGGCTGGGAGGACCGCGCCCGGCACTACCTGGATCTGGTCGGGCTCAGCCATTGCGCCGACCGGTTCCCGGCCCAGCTGTCCGGCGGTCAGCAGCAGCGAATCGGTATCGCCCGCGCCTTCGCCGTCGAACCCGACATCCTGCTCATGGACGAGCCGTTCAGCCACCTCGACGCGATGACGTCGCGGACGCTGCGCGAACACCTGGAGCGGATCTGGCTGGAGTCGCGCCGCACCGTGATGTTCGTGACGCACGACGTGACCGAGGCGGTGCAGCTGTCCGACCGGATCGTCGTGCTCGCCCCCGGCGGACGCGTGCACGAGGTCATCGACGTCGACCTGCCCAGGCCGCGCAAGGCCTCCGACCCCGCCGTCGCGGTCCTGCAGGCCGAGATCCTGGCCCGCTTCGAGGCGCTCGAGGCGGCCACCGCGGGAAGTCCGGCATGA
- a CDS encoding amidohydrolase family protein, protein MTLRPGPVDVHAHWLPEDLFRLPPGSPVPPLNGRDGQLHLGDLPLSIETAAMSDAARVLADTEAAGLGARVISAPPFAFPVSDAPGVDDYVGAFNEELTRVCRDSGGRLLGLGLVSLHDPDEARKQIEAIAATGVVRGIAVPPLLGHTSFDVAPMRDVLAIAAENDAAVLVHPMQLPRPEWSSYYLTNLIGNPVETATAAAALVLGGVLEELPALRICLLHGGGCAPALVGRWQHGWNQRGDVRSAQTRSPREGFTDLWFDTLTHDGPALELLRAHADPAHLMCGSDYPFDMGVERPLDLPHAVGIDDAALEHNARRFLGLTEGENRV, encoded by the coding sequence ATGACGCTCCGACCCGGGCCGGTCGACGTCCACGCCCACTGGCTCCCGGAGGACCTGTTCCGCCTGCCCCCGGGCTCGCCGGTGCCACCGCTCAACGGTCGTGACGGCCAACTACACCTCGGCGACCTGCCGCTGTCCATCGAAACCGCCGCGATGAGCGACGCCGCCCGCGTGCTGGCCGACACCGAGGCGGCAGGGCTCGGCGCACGTGTGATCTCCGCACCGCCGTTCGCTTTTCCCGTGTCGGATGCGCCGGGCGTCGACGACTACGTGGGCGCGTTCAACGAAGAACTCACCAGGGTGTGCCGTGACAGCGGCGGCCGGCTGCTCGGCCTCGGTCTGGTGTCGCTGCACGATCCCGACGAAGCACGCAAGCAGATCGAGGCCATCGCCGCGACGGGCGTCGTCCGCGGTATCGCGGTGCCGCCCCTGCTCGGCCACACCTCCTTCGACGTGGCGCCAATGCGCGACGTGCTGGCGATCGCCGCCGAGAACGACGCGGCCGTGCTCGTGCATCCCATGCAGCTGCCCCGCCCCGAGTGGTCGTCGTATTACCTGACCAACCTCATCGGCAACCCCGTCGAGACCGCCACGGCAGCAGCCGCACTGGTGCTGGGCGGCGTCCTCGAGGAGCTGCCGGCGCTGCGGATCTGCCTGCTGCACGGCGGCGGCTGCGCACCGGCGCTGGTGGGCCGCTGGCAGCACGGCTGGAATCAGCGCGGCGACGTGCGCAGCGCGCAAACCCGCTCACCGCGTGAAGGTTTCACGGATCTGTGGTTCGACACCCTGACCCATGACGGGCCCGCCCTGGAACTGCTGCGGGCGCACGCCGATCCGGCGCACCTGATGTGCGGCAGCGACTACCCGTTTGACATGGGCGTGGAGCGCCCACTGGACCTGCCGCACGCCGTGGGCATCGACGACGCCGCCCTGGAACACAACGCCCGACGCTTCCTCGGGCTCACCGAAGGAGAGAATCGTGTCTGA
- a CDS encoding FAD binding domain-containing protein, translated as MSERLSASRQDWSGHRALVIGGSIGGLTTALLLRRLGFDVSVFERTPTNLDGRGGGIVLQPDTLRWFVECSDQHPEQVSTSTHFVQYLGPGNAVVHREEAPWSYTSWGTFYRALLADFGTDDYHLGEYAAGFDQDADGVEVRFTSGRRERGDLVVFADGIGSPSRRRISPDSRLEYSGYVGWRGTVPEREVSPETFALLHDSITYSVAPHTHINVYPIPSADGGLTVGERLLNYVWYRNVPEGHELDELMTDKRGFLAGVSLHPGGVQDRFVDEMRAVAGEVLAPAAAEVVRRTEQPYLQAVYDVVAHRMASGRVALVGDAASAARPHAAAGTAKAAANAWALYDALSDSGDIAEALAKWEPGQLELGQRLMHRVKEMGARSQFHCTWVPGDPDNRFGLYGPGR; from the coding sequence GTGTCTGAGCGTCTCAGCGCCTCCCGCCAGGACTGGAGTGGGCACCGCGCGCTGGTGATCGGTGGCTCCATCGGCGGACTCACGACGGCGTTGCTGTTGCGCCGGTTGGGCTTCGACGTGTCGGTGTTCGAGCGGACACCCACCAACCTCGACGGCCGTGGCGGCGGCATCGTGCTGCAACCCGACACCCTTCGCTGGTTCGTCGAGTGCAGCGATCAACACCCCGAACAGGTCAGTACCTCAACTCATTTCGTGCAGTACCTCGGGCCGGGGAACGCCGTCGTGCACCGCGAGGAGGCGCCGTGGAGCTACACGTCGTGGGGCACGTTCTACCGGGCGCTGCTGGCCGATTTCGGTACCGACGACTACCACCTCGGTGAGTATGCGGCCGGCTTCGACCAGGACGCCGACGGGGTCGAGGTGCGCTTCACGTCCGGCCGCCGGGAACGCGGCGACCTCGTGGTGTTCGCCGACGGTATCGGCTCGCCCAGCAGGCGCCGCATCTCACCGGACAGCAGGCTGGAGTACTCCGGGTACGTCGGCTGGCGCGGCACCGTGCCCGAGCGCGAGGTGTCCCCGGAGACCTTCGCGCTGCTGCACGACTCGATCACCTACAGCGTCGCACCGCACACGCACATCAACGTCTACCCGATCCCGTCGGCCGACGGCGGCCTCACGGTCGGCGAGCGACTACTGAACTACGTCTGGTACCGCAACGTGCCGGAGGGGCATGAACTCGACGAGCTGATGACCGACAAACGCGGCTTCCTCGCGGGCGTGTCACTGCATCCGGGAGGCGTGCAGGACCGATTCGTCGACGAAATGCGCGCAGTCGCAGGTGAAGTGCTCGCTCCGGCCGCCGCGGAGGTGGTGCGGCGCACCGAACAGCCCTACCTGCAGGCGGTGTACGACGTGGTCGCCCACCGCATGGCGTCGGGCCGGGTGGCCCTCGTCGGTGACGCGGCCAGCGCGGCCCGTCCGCACGCGGCGGCGGGCACCGCGAAGGCCGCCGCGAACGCGTGGGCACTCTATGACGCGCTGTCGGACAGCGGTGACATCGCCGAGGCACTGGCGAAGTGGGAGCCCGGCCAACTCGAACTCGGGCAGCGACTGATGCACCGCGTCAAGGAGATGGGTGCCCGCTCGCAGTTCCACTGCACGTGGGTGCCCGGTGACCCCGACAACCGTTTCGGCCTGTACGGCCCCGGACGATAA